Proteins encoded together in one Plectropomus leopardus isolate mb chromosome 19, YSFRI_Pleo_2.0, whole genome shotgun sequence window:
- the prr35 gene encoding proline-rich protein 35: protein MSKDDACKVTSASKHKERKPKKPHYIPRPWGKPYNYKCFQCPFTCMEKSHLYNHMKYSLCKNSLSLLIESDWPYKKGNILHPEQLRPFQQAHGHHASGKEALEQVTRPEEGQRQRRAVEEEGEDMESQGPENEEEAGGENSSERNRGDAADCATKKVKQPESELLMADMLSLEDQLLRARSVEVEAQLKHYKLSKTYLTAPSLLSEQWRLLASSHTKAKAEGAQPRVSSSIPCYPPPPNLVDYQDPTGLNLSVLGVGYPISPSLFSYMNSAIPTATTGVTAQTHAQLAQLPFLASAAQLMHPASSTHADRALIPPRLYYPFLCEHTFGPASSQSDAGKALKTSTNNLEANPLSGFQPKVNLWKVPALRPGTTTVAPAGWVSPQRESPDQGYRLGDKLQATAKEGKTSWGLKRTGAPLGSHEGPVEKKPAMGGFTLDLLKNIQTASTLNMAADKLLFHGSLQDAQLPTRPTEPWYNDPLTSPNSETSSFSTCGGPNSQDPIPTRTIGEGTSESVAALLSDLSKALQEYQEAERKISHLEKEDLPAQRHLWEHLSKIRSELSHIHQALERTARQSDGPLDLSVKRDSMDSSGDHGIREDGSLKDNTTETEEEDEELEDKKEEEENESERKAMKASLESRKQSLDMLIKMSQASVVNTEVLSPGGLGMRPSSAEAFWQSRTTKCEADSSVLLCPDGRSVVFTDIPSSAKTPKRPPSIQRLEVQCPPSPLTANDN, encoded by the exons ATGTCCAAGGACGATGCTTGTAAGGTGACGTCGGCCAGCAAACACAAAGAACGCAAGCCCAAGAAGCCTCACTATATCCCCCGGCCATGGGGCAAACCCTACAACTACAAATGCTTCCAGTGTCCCTTCACCTGCATGGAGAAGTCCCACCTGTACAACCATATGAAGTACAGCCTGTGCAAGAACTCCCTTTCTTTGCTCATTGAGTCGGACTGGCCGTATAAAAAGGGCAACATCCTGCACCCTGAGCAGCTACGACCCTTTCAGCAGGCACACGGACATCATGCTTCTGGGAAAGAGGCACTAGAGCAGGTGACACGGCCCGAGGAGGGACAAAGGCAACGAAGGGCTGTGGAAGAGGAAGGTGAGGACATGGAAAGCCAGGGACCAGAGAATGAAGAAGAGGCGGGAGGAG AGAATTCTAGCGAGCGCAACAGAGGAGATGCCGCCGATTGCGCTACCAAGAAAGTGAAACAGCCCGAGTCTGAGCTGCTGATGGCTGACATGCTCTCCCTGGAAGATCAGCTTTTAAGGGCACGCTCTGTAGAGGTAGAAGCCCAGCTGAAACACTACAAGCTATCTAAGACGTATCTGACAGCTCCTAGTCTGCTGTCGGAGCAGTGGCGGCTGTTAGCGTCCAGCCACACAAAGGCCAAAGCTGAAGGCGCTCAGCCGCGAGTGAGTAGTTCAATCCCCTGTTACCCTCCACCACCAAATCTGGTGGATTACCAGGATCCCACCGGACTCAACCTGTCAGTGCTCGGGGTGGGCTACCCCATTAGCCCCAGTCTTTTTTCCTACATGAACTCAGCTATTCCCACTGCCACCACAGGTGTCACCGCCCAGACCCACGCGCAGCTTGCCCAGCTTCCCTTTCTGGCATCTGCCGCTCAGCTCATGCACCCTGCCTCCAGCACCCACGCCGACAGAGCTCTTATCCCCCCTCGCCTCTATTACCCCTTCCTGTGTGAGCACACGTTCGGACCGGCCTCCAGTCAAAGCGATGCCGGCAAAGCGCTTAAGACATCCACAAACAATCTAGAGGCGAATCCCCTGTCTGGCTTCCAGCCGAAAGTCAATTTGTGGAAAGTGCCTGCTTTGCGACCGGGGACTACCACAGTCGCCCCTGCTGGGTGGGTGTCACCTCAAAGAGAGTCCCCCGATCAGGGGTACAGGTTGGGGGATAAACTGCAGGCTACAGCTAAGGAAGGCAAAACAAGCTGGGGCCTTAAAAGGACAGGGGCGCCTCTGGGGAGCCATGAGGGACCTGTGGAGAAGAAGCCAGCCATGGGTGGTTTCACTTTGGATCTCCTGAAGAATATTCAGACTGCATCAACTCTTAATATGGCAGCGGACAAACTTCTCTTCCATGGAAG TTTACAGGATGCTCAGCTTCCTACCCGGCCCACTGAACCGTGGTACAACGATCCTCTCACCAGTCCAAACAGTGAAACCTCCTCCTTTTCAACCTGTGGAGGACCAAACAGCCAGGACCCAATTCCTACCCGAACAATAGGTGAGGGAACCTCAGAGTCAGTGGCTGCGCTCCTCAGTGACCTCTCCAAAGCCTTGCAAGAGTACCAGGAGGCTGAACGTAAAATCTCCCACCTGGAGAAGGAAGACCTTCCCGCCCAGCGCCATCTCTGGGAACACTTGAGCAAAATCCGCAGCGAGCTCTCCCACATTCATCAGGCACTGGAGCGGACGGCTCGTCAGAGTGATGGGCCTCTGGATCTGTCGGTCAAGAGGGACTCGATGGATTCCAGCGGCGACCACGGCATAAGGGAGGATGGCAGCCTTAAAGACAACacgacagagacagaggaggaggacgaggagctggaggataaaaaagaagaagaagagaacgAAAGCGAGAGAAAGGCAATGAAGGCATCACTGGAGAGCCGCAAGCAGTCGTTGGACATGCTGATCAAGATGAGTCAGGCGTCGGTGGTGAACACAGAGGTCCTCTCACCTGGTGGTCTCGGTATGAGGCCCAGCTCTGCTGAGGCCTTCTGGCAGAGCAGAACCACTAAGTGTGAGGCGGACTCCAGTGTCCTGCTCTGCCCTGATGGCCGATCAGTGGTGTTTACCGACATCCCCTCCTCTGCCAAAACCCCAAAGAGACCCCCATCCATACAGCGACTAGAAGTCCAGTGTCCACCGAGCCCTTTGACGGCTAATGACAATTAA